The following nucleotide sequence is from Roseivirga sp. BDSF3-8.
GCTTAATGGCCATAAGCTTGTAGTGATGCAAGGGCGCTTTCATTATTATGAAGGCTATACGATGCAGCAGGTGACCTTCCCTGTACGGGTCATGAAACTACTGGGTATACGCAGGCTATTTATCTCTAATGCGGCTGGTGGGCTGAGTCCTGATTATAACATCAGCGATATTATGATCATCAATGACCACATTAACCTGCAGCCTGAAAATCCGCTGACGGGGCCTAATGAGGATGAATTTGGTGTCCGCTTCCCGGATATGAGTGATCCTTATGACCGGACCATGATCGATAAGGGACTGGAAATAGCTGCGAAGTACAGTATAAGGGCTCATGAAGGTGTTTATGTGGCAGTACCCGGCCCTAACCTGGAGACTAGGGCAGAGTACAAGTACCTGCGAACCATAGGGGCTGATGCGGTGGGCATGTCTACTGTACCTGAAAATATCGTAGCGAGGCATATGGGGCTTCCGGTTTTTGCGTTGTCGGTAATTACAGACCTATGTACGCCTGAGAAGATAAGGAAAGTAACGGTAGAGGAGGTCATCAAAGCAGCGATGGGGGCAGAGCCTGGTATGAAAAAAATCATGGAAGAGCTGATATCCTTACAGACGGACTAAGATTCTGTCAATTGCCAGATTTTTTTTAGAAAAGATGACGTTATTAAATGCCGGACCGGCTGTGGCGCCTTTATGCTGCGGAGGGTCCGGTTTTTTAATTATCTGTGCACCGGAACGATGCAGGAGGTATATTTGTAAAGAAATTGTGTGTCTGCAGCAGCAATTAGTGAAGATGGTATCACCTGTCTATTATGGCTGACACGTTTTTTGAATAGATAGATAAGCAATTACCGGGTACAGATTCCGGCATTGAGTATAAAGTATGGGCAAAGTAAAGGCATTAGGCATAACCTGGTTTCTGTGTCTCATAGGAGGTGTAGTGCTAGGGAGGCAGTATGGTAATGAGTGGATAGACCCTAACCAGCAATACTTTAAGGTAAGTACTGCTGCTGATGGCATTCATCGCATTACGTATAACGACCTGATGCAGGTGGGTTTTCCTTTGGGGACAGATCCCCGCCGGATCAGGCTGTATCACCGTGGTGAGGAGGTTGCTATCCATGTACAGGGTCAGGAAGATGCCCGCCTTGATCCATCTGATTACGTAGAGTTTTACGGGAGGAAGAATGATGGCACACTTGATACAGAGCTCTATAAAAACGAGGCATCCCAGGCGAACCCTGACTTTAACCTCTATTCTGATACCACTGCTTATTTTCTGACTTATAGCCTCTTGCCGGAAAATGGGCGGCGTATGCCTTACTATAAGGAAAATAATACGGCAGGTTTGCCTCCTGTGGCATATCATAGCCACAGGGTGGTGGAGAGCTACCATGAGTTTTACAACTTTGGTGTTCATTATCCTGAAAATACCACGGGTCGTACCTTGCTTACAGTATTTGATGATGGAGAAGGGTGGCAGGCCAATTCAATAGGTAACGGTCAGTCCTTCACTTATACCATCCCTTCCCTGCATGCTCCTGCCGGCGGCGGACCTGTTCCTAAGTTGCGGGTGAAAATGCTGGGAAAGTCCAGCAATCCACACGATGTGACCATCAGGGCAGGTAATAGCAGCGGAAATACTACTTTTACGGGCTATGGAAGCCATCTTTATGAAACTGACCTGAGCCGTTCGGATTTTTCAGGGGGAAGCCTTCAGGTGACTGTCCGGGTCAACTCTACCGTTGGTGACTTTATTGGGGTCTCCTATATTGAGGTGGTGATGCCTCAGCAACCTGATATGGCAGGCAGGGATAGTTATGTATTCAATTTGCCTGCTGATGCCAATGGTAAAAGTTACCTTTCAGT
It contains:
- a CDS encoding purine-nucleoside phosphorylase; this translates as MLLKEAREATEFLQNQTGSFVPDTGVVLGTGLGRLLDDIDIYHSISYEDIPHFPVSTVESHSGKLIFGVLNGHKLVVMQGRFHYYEGYTMQQVTFPVRVMKLLGIRRLFISNAAGGLSPDYNISDIMIINDHINLQPENPLTGPNEDEFGVRFPDMSDPYDRTMIDKGLEIAAKYSIRAHEGVYVAVPGPNLETRAEYKYLRTIGADAVGMSTVPENIVARHMGLPVFALSVITDLCTPEKIRKVTVEEVIKAAMGAEPGMKKIMEELISLQTD